The genomic DNA GATGCAACGCGCAGCGCAGCGCAGGTTCGGGCCAGAGTGCGAAGAACACCCGGTGGCGCGTCGATTCCTGTCCTTCCCCGCTCATCAACCCTCCTGAATACCCGTCCGTGGAACCGTCTGGTCGTGGACCACTCTGTTAAGGTACGCCCGGTGCGGGCCTGCCGACACCGCAATCGTAAAGCTATGGACGCTGCTACCGAGATGATGTCACTCAACCTGGGCCCGCTGGCCCTGCCGCTGGATCGCCTGCCTCTGCTCGCCGCCCTGGTGGTGGCCCTGCTCCTGAGCTGGTTGATTGGTCGCCGCCAGGGCGGCAATGCCGACGGCCCCTTGTTGCTGACCGGGCTGACCGGCCTGCTGGCGGGGCGGCTGGGGTTTGTCCTGCAGTACCGGGACGACTACCTGGCCGCCCCCATGAGCATCATCAACGTCACCGACGGCGGCTTCGCACCGCTGGCCGCAATCGCCGCCATGCTGGCACTGGGGGCGCTGCTCGCCTGGCGGCGCCCGCTGCAGCGCTGGGCGTTGACGGGTGCCCTGGCGGGCGGCCTCGCCACCTGGGGCGTCGGCATCGCGGCCATACACACCCTCAGCCCAGAGCCCCCGACCCTGCCCGATGCCCACGTACAGACCCTGGCCGGCGATGTCCGGCCGCTTGGGGACTGGCGAGGTGAACCCGTGGTGATCAACCTCTGGGCCAGTTGGTGTCCGCCCTGCCGCCGGGAAATGCCGGTACTCAGCGACGTCCAGCAGGAACGGGATGATGTCACCATCCTGTTGGTCAACCAGGGCGAGGACCCGGCCACCATTCAGGCCTTTCTGAACGAGCTGGACGCGCCGCTGGAGCACATCCTGCTCGACCCCCGCTCCGGGCTCTCTGGACACTACGGCTCCGGTGCCCTGCCGACCACCCTGTTCATTGATGCAGAGGGGCGCGTGGTCGACAGCCACCTCGGGGAGCTGAGCCGCGCGCGGCTCTCCCGGGGCATAGAGGCCATCGTGGCCGACTGAGCCCCTGAAAGCAGGGGCAGAAGCAGCTACCCTAGAGCCAGAGGGTTGTTACTACAGCAGCCCGGCCATGAACGGCCATCATCAGAAAACGACTCAGCCAACGATACGCCAAAGGAGATGCACTCATGATGCGCTATGCATTGCCCGCCGCTGCCCTGCTCGCCCTGCCCGCCATGGCCTGGGCCGACCGTCCCAACGTGGAGCCGGGGCTGTGGGAATACACCAACACCACGGTGATGGAAGGCGAGATGGACATGCCGGACCACACCGAGACCACGCAGGAGTGCATTACCGAAGACGACTTGGACGCGGGCATCCAACTCCACGACGAGGATGGCTGTGAGGTCGTGGATGAATCCATCAGCAGCGATGAGGTGAGCTACCGGCTGAGCTGCGCCGACCCTCAGGGCGGCACCATGGAGATGGACATGAACATGCAGCTGATGGGGGATCGCATGGAGGGCAAGATGACCGGCGACTTCGAGACCCCGATGGGTGACATGCGCATGAACATGGAGATTGTCGGGGAGCGCATCGGCGACTGCTGAAGGGCGCAGGGCCCTCCCGCACGACTGTACAAAAGGCCCTGGCTCGGTGCTCTGAGTCAGGGCCTTCCTTGTTTCAATCTGGCTTGTTTCAATCCGGAACGCAGATGATCACACCGGGTCGGGTGTGCGCCGCCGGTGCACGAGCCCCAGGGCGAGCAGCCCGAGCCCGAACAACCACCCTGAAGCGGGTACCGGCACCTGCCCGTTCCCGTTGTCGTTGACCACGAAACGCCCGCTGAGGAACAACTCCTCGAAGCCGTTGTTCAGGTCGTCCATGAAGAAGTCAATCCCAAACAGATAATCAAGACCGGCATATTGACTGAGGTCCATGGTAGGCGCGAAGACGATATAGTCCAGACGACCGCTGCCCAGGTTGTGATTGGCAACGTACTCCGTACCGGAATCCCCCACCAGTTCCACTTCGCCAGGGGCCAACACCGGATTGCCCGCCCCGTCGTCAAAGAACCAGCGAGCAACCCGCTCCCCGGTCGTCGGGTCCTGAATGTATACCTCGGCCTGTACAAACAGGTCCGGCTGGCCCCCCGTCTGATTGTGGTCAAACAGAAACACGGGGATAGTCGAGCTCGGATTGATCGCATTCAGGTAGGCCAGCAGGTTGTCGACCAACACCGGCCCATTGGCCTGGGTACCCACACCCCACTGGCCCGTGAACTCGGACGTTCCCCCACCGGGAAAGGGCATGGGGTTCTCAAAGTTAAAATCGCCATCCGGTCCGACCCCCTGGTTGTTCGCACCCCCGGCCCCCGTGCCTATGATCAGGTCCAGTGTGCCCGTGCCCTGTCCGGTGTACTGAGCTTGAGTGATGTAGTCCCACTGCCGAAGCAGCGACCCGGAGTAGGAGTAGAAGTCGTTGTATTGGAGCGCCAGCGGAATGCCGTCGAAGGTCTCGTCCACATCCGGCAAGTTGATCAGCGATGCATTGGCGACGGAACAGGCCAAAACCCCACTCAGTGCCACTGATACGCCCAAGGCCCTGGTTTTCATTGCTATTACCTCTCGATGACGTCAGCGGCCCTGGTCAAGTGGGCCGTCCAATAGGATTACCTTCCCATGGCAAAGCAAAACTTAGGCCAATACTGGATCCTGTTATTTCTTATGGGCTTTTCCGCGGGACTTCACCCGTGCACCATTACGCATGTAAAAAACTGTGACATGGAGCTGATAGCTATTGGCTTTGCCCAGGACTCGTCTGTCATCATTTTTTACACGACGCTGCATAGGGGGGAGCAGACATGCGCCCCAGGGCTTACGGGTAGGGGTGCGCCGGTTAGGCCCGCACCCAGGGAAAAGGATGGCCCGGGCAGGCTGGTGACTTGGGAAGCCGGTCGTCAGAGAACGGATCGAATGGCCGCGCGCAGCCTCGGATCGTCCGGGGCCACCCGGCTGGGGAAACTGGCGACCACGTTGCCGTCTCGGTCGAGCACGTACTTGTGAAAATTCCAGGCAGGCTGTTCGCTCTGGCGCGCCAGCTCCCTGAACAGCGGGTGGGCGTCGTCGCCCCGAACGGATATCGGTGAGAACATGGTGAAGGTCACGCCGAAATTGACCCGGCAGACCTCGGCCACCACGGCCTCATCCTCCAGTTCCTGGCGGAAGTCGTTGGACGGGAATCCGGCCACCTTCAAGCCCTGGTCACCGAACTCGCGGTGGAGCGCCTCCAGCCCCTCGAATTGGCCGGTAAACCCACAACGGCTTGCCGTGTTCACCAACAGCAACGGCGCCCCTTGCAGGACCTCTCGCAGACTTAACACCCGGTCCGAGTGGAGCTCTCGCAAATCGTGGTCAAAAAGCGCGTCGCGATCCACCCCATCGGCGTGGGCAGGGGCCGATGCCAACAGCCCGGCCACGAAACATGCCACCATCATGAGACGACCCATGGCGATCCTCCGCAAACGCGCTTGGCCAGAGCGCTTAAGTTACCACGCTCCTGTGGCTGCAACCCGTGGATTCAGGCCGTATGCTTGTCGGCTCGTTCAGCCAATAAACTCCACCGGACTTCAGGATGGCGCCGCCCAGTCTTTCCGTGATCATCCCGGCCTGGAACGAGGCCGACCAACTGCCGGCCACGCTCGATGCACTGCGGCATGCCATCACCGCATCTGACCTTGGCGTGGAGATCATCGTGGTGGATAACGGCTCCGATGACGATACCGCAGCGATCGCCCAAGAGGCCGGGGCACGGGTAGTGCGCGAGCCCGAGCGACGCATTGCCCGGGTGCGAAACCGGGGCGCTGAACTGGCCCGGAGCCCCTGGCTGCTGTTCCTCGATGCCGACACCCGGGTCACATCTGAGCACCTGCTCGCCGTGCGGGACGCACTCGCGGACCGATGGATCGGCGGCGGTGTGCCCGTTGCCATGGATCGCCCCCTCCCCCGCTTCCCGGCGCTGGGGCTGTCCTTCTGGAACGCATTATCGCGCCGGTTTTCTCTGGCGGCCGGTTGTTTCTTTTTCGTACGGGCGGATTGGCACCGGTCGCTCGGCGGGTTTCCGGAGCATGTTTATGCAGGCGAGGAGATCGGGCACTCGCGGCAACTCCGACAACGCGCCCGCCGCCAGGGCCTGACCTTCGGCATCCTGGACACCGACCCGGTGGTCACCTCCGGCCGTAAGCTGGACTGGTACGCCACCTGGCAGCATGCGCTCGTGGTGCTGGTCTTCGTGGTGTTCCCTTGGGCTGGGCGGTTTCGGCGGTTGAGTTGGTTCTGGTATCGGAGACCGGGCAACCGCTGACCATGCCCATGCCAACGCCGGTAGCAATCGGGCGACCCAACAGCCCCTTACAGAATTCCCGCGGGCTGAAAAACTTGAGACAATCGAATGATGGACTCCCCCTGCAAGAAGATCTGCAAAGTCGAGGACGGACGGTGTATCGGTTGCCACCGTAGCCTGGATGAGATCGGTCGCTGGCGTGACATGAGCGACCAGGAACGGCGCGACGTGATGGAAGAGCTCCCGGAACGGGCCCGAATTTGGGCTCAGGGCCACCGGGCGCTTCCCTGAAGGAGCTAACGCACCGCGAGTCGTCGATGACCGAGCGGTTCATCAACACCACGCTGAGCGTGTCGTCGCTTTTGCGTGCCAGGGGCGCTCTGTTAGCTGCCGGCACGACGCCCTCATTATCTTATGCGTCGGAAGTTTTTACGCACTCAGGCGCGCTAGGATGGCACCGATCCGATTCGCGTAAAGCAGACTTTACACACACCTCCGTTCCGTTTTTCTACGCTGGTCGTCACGCATGTGGATGCTGCCAAGAAGGCCGTTATGAGCGCCTTTCACGCAGCGGGGGATTCGGATGGCACGTCATTTGCGCTTATAAACGCACGTGTCAGTCGAAAACATGAGGTGCCGGGATGTATCCGACCAGGAACTGGACAACACCCATCGTGGTGGCAATCGCCCTATCAGTACCGGGCGCCTTTCTGTCCGGTACGACCTCTGCGGCCCGGATCGATGTCGGAGAGTCGCTCGATGGACGGAATTGCATCCCCTTCGGCTGCGATTTGGCGCATCAGACTCAGTTGATTTACGGCGGTGACCTCTTCTCTGGGGCAATGACCATAGATTCTTTCGGGTTCTGGTCAGCACCGGGGGTAGGCAACCTAGTCAGTGGTTCTTTCGATATCCGTTTCTCGGTGACCGACGCTGATCCCGCTGAAACCAACCTTCCACTGGAAGACAATTTTGGCGAGACCGAACACTACTTTACGCACCTGACGCTGGATGGGAGCTCCGACCACCCGTTTAGCATCAGTGGCGACAGCTTCTACTACGACCCTGACGACGGCAACCTGCTGATCGATATCCGTGCTGATGGCGAGATCACCCATGAGGGCGACTGGGCCACCTTCGTTTCAACGGCCCACGAAGAGAGCACCGAGGGGATGTGGCGGGGTCGCACCAGGAGCGAGGACGACCCGGGCGCACCGAGTCCTGAATGGGGCATGACCACGAGTTTCTGGGACTTCTCCGAGGACGATCCTGTGGCCGTTCCCGTTCCTAACAGCCTGGCACTTCTGGTTGCAGGCCTGATCGGTCTGTTCGCGACAGGTCTTCGGCGGCGGACATCCTAGCGCCTGCCGTCGATCAGTTCTCCCACGCCTGCAATACGACCTCGGCCGCCTCGTCGCGCAGCGGGATCAGCGCTTGGTAGGCCGCCGAGGCGTGCCAGTCGTCCACGGCCTGCAGCGTGGGAAAGCGGATCACGACCACCGTCTGGAACGGCGTATCACCGGAAAAGCTGTTGGCCTTGCGGCCCCGGAACACAACCTCCGCACCCCAGGGCGTCAGCGTATCGCCAACGGCCGCAACGTACTCCGCCCATTTGGCCGAGTCGCGCACCCGAATCTGTCCAATGAGATAGGCTTCCGCCATGCTGTTAGCCCCCGACACCAACCCAGTCACATAAGACGATGCATCATATCGCCGCCCGGTGCCATGGGCCTAACGCCCAGCGCGTCCTCCGGTGAGGAAGCCCAGCAGGTCGATATCCTCCGTGTCTGGAAGTTCCGCGGTCTCGAAGAACCGGGTAGTAGAAACCTTATACCCCGCCAAGGCGAGCCAAGGCTCGATGCTGCCGAGCCCCTCAAAAGGGACGTGCTGGAGGTGATGTGCCGGCAAGGGCAGAGGCGATATTCGGATGATTCGACGCGGGGAAGCGAGGGGATCAAGCGGTACTGCAGACGCGTCATGGGGCTTCAAGGGGTGTGGAGGGCTCTCATAACCCCTTGAAAGATGGTGCCGACGGAGGGAGTCGAACCCCCGACCTACTGATTACGAATCAGTTGCTCTACCTACTGAGCTACGTCGGCACTGCCAGAAGGGCGGGATTGTACCCCACCCGTCGGCCCAAGGCCAGAGGGCGCGCGTTCAGCGCGCGGCGGCCTGGGCCGGCTCAGCGCTGGCGTCGACGGGCGCTGCGGCGGTTGCCGAGTCCGGATCACCGTTACGGTAGTGAACCAGCTTCCAATACCCCCCCAGATTCGTCGGGCGCACCTCAAGCTGGGGGAAATCCGCGGTGTCCGGCAGCACGTCGAGATCCATGTCCGGACGGAAGCCCAACAGCTTGGACAACGGCCTAAGCCCGCGTTCCAGGCCGCGCAATACCGGGTTTCGCGAGGCGAAGTGGTTGATAATCAGGATGTCACCACCCGGCCGACAGACCCGCCGCATTTCCGCAATCAGCCGGTCCGGGTTGGGCACCACCGAAGCCACGTACATGGCCACCACGCAATCAAACGTGTTGTCGTCGAAGCGCAGGTCCTCGGCGTCCATTTCCAGCAAGTCTTCCACCTGCTGCAACCCCTCGTCATCGGCACGCTGCCGGGCGATGTCCAGCATATCGGTGCTGATATCAATACCGACCACCTGGGCATCCTGGCGGTAGTAGGGCAGCGACAAACCGGTACCTACGCCCACCTCGAGGATCCGTTGCTCGGGCTCGGGATTGGCAATCTGTACGGCAAGCTTTCGCCCGGGATTGAAGATGGGCCCGAGGAAGCGATCGTAATGGCGGGCGTAACGCTTGTAGGCGCTTTTAATGGAGGATACGTCCATGATTCTTTATTCTCGGCGCTTGCTGCGAACCTTTTCGGCCCCTTGGCTAAACTTGTACCTGTTCAAGTCCCCGGTCGCAAGTCGGCCGCCGGCAAGGTAACCGACGGCCGTCGCGATTCACCGGTACCGATCAGGCCGTCTCCCGCAAGGCCTCGATGAAGGCATCCACTGCGGTATCCACCTGTTCGCGGCTGACGATCAGCGGTGGCAGCCAACGCACCACTTGGCCGCCGAAGGCGCCACAGCGGATCATCAGCACCTTGCGTTTCTCCATGGCCTTAAGGATGCGGGCCGCCCGATCACCGTCCGGCTTACCGGCCTCATCGACCATCTCGGTGCCGATCATCAGCCCCATGCCCCGCACGTCTGCCACCTCGGGGAAGTCCTGCTGCACCTCCTTCAGGCGCTGCATCAGGTAGGCACCCTGCTCCCCGGCATTCTCCACCAGGCCCTCGTCATCGATGACGTCCAGGGTGGCCAGGGCGGCGGCGCAGGCCACTGCATTGCCCCCATAGGTACCGCCCTGTGAACCGGGCCAGCCCTTTTCCATGAGCGCCGCGGGGGCACCGACGCCGGACAGCGGCATGCCACTGGCCAGCCCCTTGGCGGTC from Alkalispirillum mobile includes the following:
- a CDS encoding glycosyltransferase, which encodes MAPPSLSVIIPAWNEADQLPATLDALRHAITASDLGVEIIVVDNGSDDDTAAIAQEAGARVVREPERRIARVRNRGAELARSPWLLFLDADTRVTSEHLLAVRDALADRWIGGGVPVAMDRPLPRFPALGLSFWNALSRRFSLAAGCFFFVRADWHRSLGGFPEHVYAGEEIGHSRQLRQRARRQGLTFGILDTDPVVTSGRKLDWYATWQHALVVLVFVVFPWAGRFRRLSWFWYRRPGNR
- a CDS encoding VPLPA-CTERM sorting domain-containing protein, whose translation is MKTRALGVSVALSGVLACSVANASLINLPDVDETFDGIPLALQYNDFYSYSGSLLRQWDYITQAQYTGQGTGTLDLIIGTGAGGANNQGVGPDGDFNFENPMPFPGGGTSEFTGQWGVGTQANGPVLVDNLLAYLNAINPSSTIPVFLFDHNQTGGQPDLFVQAEVYIQDPTTGERVARWFFDDGAGNPVLAPGEVELVGDSGTEYVANHNLGSGRLDYIVFAPTMDLSQYAGLDYLFGIDFFMDDLNNGFEELFLSGRFVVNDNGNGQVPVPASGWLFGLGLLALGLVHRRRTPDPV
- a CDS encoding DUF3617 domain-containing protein, with amino-acid sequence MMRYALPAAALLALPAMAWADRPNVEPGLWEYTNTTVMEGEMDMPDHTETTQECITEDDLDAGIQLHDEDGCEVVDESISSDEVSYRLSCADPQGGTMEMDMNMQLMGDRMEGKMTGDFETPMGDMRMNMEIVGERIGDC
- a CDS encoding class I SAM-dependent methyltransferase, with protein sequence MDVSSIKSAYKRYARHYDRFLGPIFNPGRKLAVQIANPEPEQRILEVGVGTGLSLPYYRQDAQVVGIDISTDMLDIARQRADDEGLQQVEDLLEMDAEDLRFDDNTFDCVVAMYVASVVPNPDRLIAEMRRVCRPGGDILIINHFASRNPVLRGLERGLRPLSKLLGFRPDMDLDVLPDTADFPQLEVRPTNLGGYWKLVHYRNGDPDSATAAAPVDASAEPAQAAAR
- a CDS encoding DUF1330 domain-containing protein, which codes for MAEAYLIGQIRVRDSAKWAEYVAAVGDTLTPWGAEVVFRGRKANSFSGDTPFQTVVVIRFPTLQAVDDWHASAAYQALIPLRDEAAEVVLQAWEN
- a CDS encoding glutathione peroxidase, with protein sequence MGRLMMVACFVAGLLASAPAHADGVDRDALFDHDLRELHSDRVLSLREVLQGAPLLLVNTASRCGFTGQFEGLEALHREFGDQGLKVAGFPSNDFRQELEDEAVVAEVCRVNFGVTFTMFSPISVRGDDAHPLFRELARQSEQPAWNFHKYVLDRDGNVVASFPSRVAPDDPRLRAAIRSVL
- a CDS encoding DUF1289 domain-containing protein — translated: MMDSPCKKICKVEDGRCIGCHRSLDEIGRWRDMSDQERRDVMEELPERARIWAQGHRALP
- a CDS encoding TlpA family protein disulfide reductase encodes the protein MDAATEMMSLNLGPLALPLDRLPLLAALVVALLLSWLIGRRQGGNADGPLLLTGLTGLLAGRLGFVLQYRDDYLAAPMSIINVTDGGFAPLAAIAAMLALGALLAWRRPLQRWALTGALAGGLATWGVGIAAIHTLSPEPPTLPDAHVQTLAGDVRPLGDWRGEPVVINLWASWCPPCRREMPVLSDVQQERDDVTILLVNQGEDPATIQAFLNELDAPLEHILLDPRSGLSGHYGSGALPTTLFIDAEGRVVDSHLGELSRARLSRGIEAIVAD